In one window of Calditrichota bacterium DNA:
- a CDS encoding MarR family transcriptional regulator, with translation MFKFDESVGFLINRVAKQFKRKLDSAFKKNGYTLTPEHWAVLNRLWEKDGLSQTEIADLTFKDKANITRILDVMEKNSLVKRQKHELDRRSFKIFLDSKGKEYKSQLVPFAHEINQKALKNLGEEEMAILKKVMIKISNNLD, from the coding sequence ATGTTCAAATTTGATGAGTCAGTTGGTTTTTTAATAAACAGGGTTGCAAAACAATTCAAAAGAAAATTGGATAGTGCATTTAAAAAAAATGGATATACCCTTACTCCTGAACACTGGGCTGTTCTAAACAGGTTATGGGAAAAGGATGGATTATCTCAAACTGAAATAGCCGATCTAACATTTAAAGACAAAGCGAATATTACCAGGATTTTAGATGTAATGGAAAAGAATAGCCTGGTAAAACGTCAAAAACATGAGCTTGACCGACGCAGCTTTAAGATTTTTTTGGATAGCAAAGGAAAAGAATATAAATCCCAATTAGTTCCTTTCGCTCATGAAATAAATCAAAAGGCTTTAAAAAATTTGGGTGAGGAGGAAATGGCAATATTAAAAAAAGTTATGATTAAAATTTCTAATAATTTGGATTAA